The Mesorhizobium loti genome includes a region encoding these proteins:
- a CDS encoding TetR/AcrR family transcriptional regulator, with protein sequence MKRSLDRKTRIALEPRKQPRQQRSSKVVDRILDAALILTREQGTRTPTTLAIAQRAGLSVGSVYQYFPNKEAILLDLARRWLSSFPEVIERRIKVPQPTNREDFRREVRKLFIDTSSIYLENATLMPVIEAISGNADLRPIQDEYDEQIITLYAAWLRHVNPALEDKIAKRLGLVMMEVGHACRLVGLKRDRRTFDLIEDDVETMWLALVSPYLNLD encoded by the coding sequence GTGAAGCGCAGTCTCGACCGCAAAACCAGGATAGCGCTCGAGCCGCGCAAGCAGCCGCGGCAGCAACGGTCGAGCAAGGTTGTCGACCGGATACTCGACGCGGCGCTGATCCTGACGCGGGAGCAAGGAACCCGGACGCCAACGACGCTTGCCATCGCGCAGCGCGCGGGCTTGTCGGTCGGTTCGGTCTACCAGTACTTTCCCAACAAGGAAGCCATTCTTCTGGACCTCGCCCGGCGCTGGCTGTCCTCCTTTCCGGAGGTGATCGAGAGGCGCATCAAGGTCCCCCAGCCCACCAACCGCGAAGATTTCCGGCGCGAAGTGCGCAAGCTCTTTATCGACACGTCCAGTATCTATCTCGAAAACGCGACCCTGATGCCGGTGATCGAGGCCATTTCAGGCAACGCCGATCTCAGGCCTATCCAGGACGAATATGATGAGCAGATCATCACGCTTTACGCCGCCTGGCTGCGGCATGTGAATCCTGCTCTCGAAGACAAGATCGCCAAACGGCTTGGCCTTGTGATGATGGAAGTCGGGCACGCCTGCCGGCTGGTCGGACTGAAGAGGGATCGCAGGACGTTCGACCTCATAGAGGACGATGTGGAAACCATGTGGCTCGCTCTGGTGAGCCCCTATCTCAACCTTGACTGA
- a CDS encoding ABC transporter permease codes for MATAEEVAKAAERRDVRDRWLLSAPALLVIFLAATGPLLIVLVYSFLTPGSYGDVKWQFSPEAWIAVFLERDIFDDTLSIAAAHVTIFLRSIKLAVVTTIATLALGFPTAYFMATRSEKTRDLWLFLITIPFWTNLLIRTFAVLQIIRNEGIINTILLKLGIISAPIQILYTDTAILIGMAYVYLPLMVLPIYASMEKLDFRLVEAGYDLYATRFQVLRRIIFPMVKPGVIAGSILVFIPALGAYVTPSVLGGGKNMMLSNLIELQFGQGRNWPLGSALSIAVMIIVMVALLAYVRNAGKSGVRHG; via the coding sequence ATGGCGACCGCGGAAGAAGTCGCCAAGGCAGCGGAGCGGCGCGATGTGCGTGACCGCTGGCTTCTGTCAGCACCAGCGCTGCTCGTCATTTTCCTGGCCGCGACCGGTCCCCTGCTGATCGTGCTGGTCTACTCGTTCCTGACGCCAGGCTCCTATGGCGACGTGAAGTGGCAATTCTCGCCGGAAGCCTGGATCGCGGTGTTTCTGGAACGCGATATCTTCGACGACACGCTTTCGATTGCCGCCGCCCACGTCACCATCTTCCTGCGCTCGATCAAGCTTGCGGTGGTGACGACAATAGCCACTTTGGCGCTTGGCTTCCCGACCGCCTATTTCATGGCGACGCGCAGTGAAAAGACGCGCGATCTCTGGTTGTTCCTGATCACCATTCCGTTTTGGACCAACCTTCTGATCCGCACCTTCGCGGTGCTGCAGATCATCCGCAACGAAGGCATCATCAACACGATCCTGCTCAAGCTCGGCATCATCTCGGCGCCGATCCAGATACTCTACACCGACACGGCGATCCTGATCGGCATGGCCTATGTCTACCTGCCGCTGATGGTGCTGCCGATCTACGCCAGCATGGAGAAGCTCGATTTCCGCCTGGTCGAGGCGGGCTATGATCTCTACGCGACACGCTTCCAGGTGCTGCGGCGGATCATCTTTCCGATGGTCAAGCCGGGCGTCATCGCCGGCTCCATTCTGGTCTTCATTCCAGCGCTTGGCGCCTATGTGACGCCGAGCGTGCTTGGCGGCGGCAAGAACATGATGCTGTCCAACCTGATCGAATTGCAGTTCGGGCAGGGTCGCAACTGGCCGCTCGGCTCGGCGCTGTCGATCGCCGTCATGATCATCGTCATGGTGGCGCTGCTTGCCTATGTGCGCAATGCCGGCAAGTCAGGGGTGCGTCATGGCTAA
- a CDS encoding ABC transporter ATP-binding protein, translated as MPDKPDRNAIEVVNVSKIFGSGEGQVAALDTVSVSIRENEFFTLLGPSGCGKTTLLRLIAGFDFPTAGEILLYGQDIAPLPPFKRPVNTVFQSYALFPHMTVADNIGFGLEMLGKPKAEIKARVAEMLKLVKMEALAGRRTSQISGGQQQRVALARALAPQPKVLLLDEPLSALDYKLRKEMQIELKRLQHETGITFIFVTHDQEEALTMSDRIAVMSSGKILQVGSPWDIYDKPAERFVADFIGETNFLTAAISGIGNGKARATLKSGTTIEATVAEGFQPKDNATVVVRPEHAKLTNSKGDLSGTVENVVYFGTDTHIHVQLDSGEDFTVRQQNTRSAGCGFERGDKVGILIGNDAAQVLKD; from the coding sequence GTGCCGGACAAACCGGATCGGAATGCGATTGAAGTAGTAAACGTCAGCAAAATTTTCGGGTCAGGTGAGGGGCAAGTCGCTGCCCTCGACACGGTCTCGGTATCCATCCGCGAGAACGAGTTTTTCACGTTGCTGGGGCCATCCGGCTGCGGCAAGACGACGTTGCTCAGGCTGATCGCGGGCTTCGACTTCCCAACCGCCGGTGAAATCCTGCTCTATGGCCAGGACATCGCGCCGCTGCCGCCCTTCAAGCGGCCGGTCAACACCGTTTTCCAGTCCTATGCGCTGTTCCCGCACATGACGGTCGCCGACAATATCGGCTTTGGCCTGGAAATGCTGGGCAAGCCGAAGGCAGAGATCAAGGCGCGCGTCGCCGAGATGCTGAAGCTGGTCAAGATGGAGGCACTCGCCGGTCGTCGCACCAGCCAGATCTCCGGCGGCCAGCAGCAGCGCGTGGCGCTGGCCCGGGCGCTCGCGCCGCAGCCGAAAGTATTGCTGCTCGACGAACCCTTGTCGGCGCTCGACTACAAGCTGCGCAAGGAGATGCAGATCGAATTGAAGCGGCTGCAGCACGAGACCGGCATCACCTTCATCTTCGTCACCCACGACCAGGAAGAAGCGCTGACTATGTCGGACCGCATCGCGGTGATGTCGTCGGGCAAGATCCTGCAAGTCGGCTCGCCCTGGGATATCTACGACAAGCCGGCGGAACGCTTCGTCGCCGACTTCATCGGCGAAACCAACTTCCTCACCGCCGCCATATCAGGCATCGGCAACGGCAAGGCGCGCGCGACGCTCAAATCCGGCACGACCATCGAGGCGACCGTTGCAGAAGGCTTCCAGCCGAAGGACAACGCCACCGTGGTGGTGAGGCCCGAGCATGCCAAGCTGACCAACAGCAAGGGCGACTTGTCGGGCACGGTCGAGAACGTCGTCTATTTCGGCACCGATACGCATATCCATGTCCAGCTCGACAGCGGTGAGGACTTCACCGTTCGCCAGCAGAACACACGCAGCGCCGGCTGCGGTTTCGAGCGTGGCGACAAGGTCGGTATCCTGATCGGCAACGATGCCGCGCAAGTGCTGAAGGACTGA
- a CDS encoding histone deacetylase family protein: MKTVYSPLHAGHAGQMELVTSAIVPGFEKPSRAEFIKARVESEKLGPIVLPLEHDLAAARRIHKSDYIDFLPTVWPQWLEAGLTGTAMPFTWPTRGLRGDVPPKRIDALLGYYSFDAGATFVEGTWAAIKSSYDVALTAANLVKDGEASAFALCRPPGHHAGAGFMGGYCYINNAAVAAQWFRDQGAKRISILDVDYHHGNGTQEIFYDRADVQVLNLHGDPMVEYPFFLGHADERGADAGEGFNINYPMPFGTDWNTWSASLEDACARLTAYAPDVVIVSLGVDTFEKDPISQFKLKTSDYPKIGRRIAKLGLPTLFVMEGGYAVEEIGVNAVGVLTGFEDR, from the coding sequence ATGAAGACTGTCTATTCGCCGCTTCATGCTGGCCATGCCGGCCAGATGGAACTGGTCACATCAGCCATTGTGCCGGGTTTTGAAAAGCCGTCGCGAGCCGAATTCATCAAGGCGCGGGTCGAGAGCGAGAAACTGGGGCCGATCGTCCTGCCGCTAGAGCACGATCTCGCCGCCGCCAGGCGCATCCACAAATCAGACTACATCGACTTCCTGCCGACGGTCTGGCCGCAATGGCTGGAAGCAGGCCTCACGGGCACGGCGATGCCCTTCACCTGGCCGACGCGAGGCCTGCGCGGCGACGTGCCGCCAAAGCGCATCGACGCCCTGCTCGGCTATTATTCCTTCGATGCCGGCGCCACCTTCGTCGAAGGCACCTGGGCCGCGATCAAGTCTTCCTACGACGTGGCGCTGACCGCCGCCAACCTGGTCAAGGATGGCGAGGCCTCCGCCTTCGCGCTCTGCCGTCCGCCCGGCCACCATGCCGGCGCCGGCTTCATGGGCGGTTACTGCTACATCAACAACGCCGCCGTCGCCGCGCAATGGTTCCGCGACCAGGGCGCCAAACGCATCTCGATCCTCGATGTCGACTACCACCACGGCAACGGCACGCAGGAGATCTTCTATGACCGCGCCGACGTCCAGGTGCTCAACCTGCATGGCGATCCGATGGTCGAGTACCCGTTCTTCCTCGGCCATGCCGACGAACGCGGCGCCGATGCCGGCGAAGGCTTCAACATCAATTATCCGATGCCCTTCGGCACCGACTGGAACACTTGGAGCGCCTCGCTGGAGGATGCCTGCGCCAGGCTCACCGCTTACGCGCCGGATGTCGTCATCGTCTCGCTGGGTGTTGATACGTTCGAGAAAGACCCGATCAGCCAGTTCAAGCTGAAAACATCTGATTATCCCAAGATCGGCCGCCGCATCGCAAAGCTCGGCTTGCCGACGCTGTTCGTGATGGAAGGCGGCTATGCCGTCGAGGAGATCGGCGTCAACGCAGTCGGCGTGCTGACCGGCTTCGAGGATCGGTAA
- a CDS encoding extracellular solute-binding protein — protein MNWKTTAAAMGLALLASTSLARADGELNIYNWGNYTSPDVIKKFEAKYNVKVTITDYDSNDTALAKVRQGGTGFDIAVPSQTYVPIWIKEGLVLETDPGKMENFKNVAPEWANPEFDPGRKYSVPWALGTVGVVVNTDVYKGPADSWGIIFNTPDELKGKVNVVPEMNDVIFAAIKYVGGQQCTTDKEVLKKVRDTLVAAKPNWIAMEYNTIEKMGAGDFKATSDWNGSALRQRLANPAIHYNYPKEGFGLWSDNVVVLKEAKNVENAKLFQNFIMDPENAAGLSAFHRYANAITGSDKYMPADMKDAPEVVIPAADKPHAELQQMCAPEIQDIYTKIWTELQK, from the coding sequence ATGAACTGGAAGACAACAGCAGCCGCCATGGGGTTGGCGTTGCTCGCCTCGACGAGCCTGGCGCGCGCCGATGGCGAACTGAACATCTACAATTGGGGCAACTACACCAGCCCCGACGTGATCAAGAAGTTCGAGGCCAAATACAACGTCAAGGTGACCATCACCGACTATGATTCCAACGACACCGCGCTGGCCAAGGTTCGTCAGGGCGGCACCGGCTTCGACATCGCGGTGCCTTCGCAGACCTACGTGCCGATCTGGATCAAGGAAGGCCTCGTTCTTGAGACCGATCCGGGCAAGATGGAAAACTTCAAGAATGTCGCGCCGGAATGGGCCAATCCGGAATTCGACCCGGGCCGCAAATACTCGGTTCCGTGGGCTCTGGGCACGGTCGGCGTGGTCGTCAACACCGACGTCTACAAGGGTCCGGCCGACAGCTGGGGCATCATCTTCAACACGCCTGACGAGCTGAAGGGCAAGGTCAATGTCGTTCCCGAAATGAACGACGTCATCTTCGCTGCGATCAAGTATGTCGGCGGCCAGCAGTGCACCACGGACAAGGAAGTGCTGAAGAAGGTGCGTGATACGCTTGTCGCGGCCAAGCCGAACTGGATCGCGATGGAATACAACACCATCGAGAAGATGGGCGCCGGCGACTTCAAGGCAACCAGTGACTGGAATGGCTCGGCGCTGCGCCAGCGGCTGGCCAACCCGGCCATCCACTACAACTATCCGAAAGAAGGCTTTGGCCTGTGGAGCGACAATGTCGTCGTTCTGAAGGAAGCCAAGAACGTCGAGAACGCCAAGCTTTTCCAGAACTTCATCATGGATCCGGAAAATGCGGCCGGTCTCTCGGCCTTCCATCGCTATGCCAACGCCATCACCGGATCGGACAAGTACATGCCGGCCGACATGAAGGACGCGCCGGAAGTCGTCATCCCGGCAGCCGACAAGCCGCATGCCGAGTTGCAGCAGATGTGCGCCCCGGAAATCCAGGACATCTACACCAAGATCTGGACCGAACTGCAGAAGTAA
- a CDS encoding insulinase family protein: protein MKRVFLAFTVVLAVLSGAWVSAQAEPIVTYALDNGLQVVLVPDHRAPKVVMNLRYRVGSMNEPAGRSGFAHLFEHLMFSGTPAWPNVFGAHAALGNEINAWTTEDGTVFYVDGLSSSLPMILSLEADRMANLGRSVTQAKLDLQRSVVKNEMRQNVLDKAGASGWEAFWSGLFPKPHPYSRMVIGSVADLDAATLDDVRGFFNTYYLPNNAVLVLVGDLKVDDAKALIADTFGLVPRGADVARPAVPEPTQARLKLELEDRVPSPVVVVGFSGPAAQSSDNGALSIVAELLGNGEYGFLRNRLVSEQGVATYASAGWTGGLLGGRFTFEAGAAAGVTPEALESAMKSAFADFQKTPLDPVDVDRARNGILLATRLGSEALKDRAGTVSYNADILGDAQSALVDDPRVKNASVADIEATMKRLLKPEDASVLVLKPGPRGGYPDALIGSSGTPQPFTAPERAAIDIPKHAAGDAPSAVLPAMETATLSNGIKLVHYTMPEAPMVYVAASAQGGWNSVPEGKEGVLELAASMATRGAGARGSADFAKATSDIGAGIGYQAGYLTTAMTLGVPPEKLDQGIALLADAVLKPRFDKADWTVLMAQTVDWLNGREADLPGVAGRAAKAALIPQVPGKAAVDWSAKALASISLDDARAAFKTEFTPKAVTFYSVGPVPAATVAASLEKAFGTWVDDAGGYAVEPSPAAHFNGGQKVLLVPEPGASQSALFVARPAPGTDEGERAESTAVANLLGDDFSSRLNSVIREEKGYSYGVSSYLLSPMKAGSGLVVATTVERANTGPAITEILRGFAGLTTLPVVQDEVDRTVTVYRRALAGSAETSAGLFGSLIGAVGSGSTLEDQQNRMTARTKLTLDAVQKQALALSSLEPSLIVVAGDPDVVMPQLAAIGLGDVEIVKRDDEGEQTAMRALDLLGGKQQAPLSASPWRVGDGGTTRAVHSCTSARDCGAQIHAD from the coding sequence ATGAAGCGGGTTTTCCTGGCGTTCACGGTGGTGCTCGCGGTCTTGAGCGGGGCGTGGGTATCCGCGCAAGCCGAGCCGATCGTCACCTATGCGCTCGACAACGGGCTGCAGGTGGTGCTGGTGCCAGACCATCGCGCGCCGAAGGTGGTGATGAACCTGCGCTACCGCGTCGGCTCGATGAATGAACCGGCGGGCCGCTCGGGTTTCGCGCATCTGTTCGAGCACCTGATGTTTTCCGGCACACCGGCCTGGCCGAACGTGTTCGGCGCGCATGCAGCACTCGGCAACGAGATCAATGCATGGACCACCGAGGACGGCACCGTGTTCTATGTCGATGGGCTGTCGTCCTCGCTGCCGATGATCCTGTCGCTGGAGGCCGACCGCATGGCCAATCTCGGCCGCTCGGTAACGCAGGCCAAGCTCGACCTGCAACGCTCCGTGGTCAAGAACGAGATGCGCCAGAACGTGCTCGACAAGGCCGGCGCCTCCGGCTGGGAGGCCTTCTGGTCCGGGTTGTTCCCGAAGCCGCATCCCTATAGCCGCATGGTGATCGGCTCGGTCGCCGACCTCGATGCGGCGACGCTCGACGACGTGCGCGGTTTCTTCAACACCTATTACCTGCCCAACAATGCGGTGCTGGTGCTGGTCGGCGACCTCAAGGTCGATGACGCCAAAGCGCTGATTGCCGACACGTTCGGCCTTGTGCCGCGCGGCGCCGACGTGGCGCGGCCGGCAGTGCCTGAGCCGACGCAGGCCCGGCTCAAGCTGGAACTCGAGGATCGTGTGCCAAGCCCCGTGGTGGTGGTCGGCTTCAGCGGCCCGGCGGCGCAATCATCAGACAATGGCGCGCTCAGCATCGTCGCCGAACTGCTCGGCAATGGCGAGTATGGTTTTCTGCGCAACCGGCTGGTCTCGGAGCAGGGTGTTGCCACCTACGCCAGCGCGGGCTGGACGGGCGGCTTGCTCGGCGGCCGTTTCACCTTCGAGGCGGGCGCGGCGGCAGGCGTCACACCCGAAGCGCTCGAGAGCGCGATGAAATCGGCATTCGCGGATTTCCAGAAGACGCCGCTCGATCCGGTGGACGTGGATCGCGCGCGAAATGGCATCTTGCTGGCCACGCGGCTCGGTAGCGAGGCGCTCAAGGACCGCGCCGGCACGGTTTCCTACAATGCCGACATTCTCGGTGATGCGCAGAGCGCGCTGGTCGACGATCCGCGCGTCAAGAATGCCAGCGTTGCGGATATCGAAGCGACGATGAAGCGGCTGCTGAAGCCGGAAGACGCCAGCGTGCTGGTGCTGAAACCAGGCCCGCGTGGTGGCTATCCCGACGCGCTGATCGGATCGTCGGGCACACCGCAACCTTTTACCGCACCTGAACGGGCAGCCATCGACATCCCGAAGCACGCGGCCGGAGACGCGCCTTCGGCGGTGTTGCCGGCCATGGAAACGGCGACGCTGTCGAACGGCATCAAGCTCGTTCACTACACGATGCCGGAAGCACCGATGGTCTATGTGGCGGCCAGCGCCCAGGGCGGCTGGAACAGTGTGCCGGAAGGCAAGGAAGGGGTGCTCGAACTGGCAGCAAGCATGGCGACGCGTGGCGCCGGCGCGCGCGGCTCGGCCGACTTCGCCAAGGCGACCAGCGATATCGGCGCCGGCATCGGCTACCAGGCCGGTTATCTGACCACAGCGATGACGCTCGGCGTGCCGCCGGAAAAGCTCGATCAAGGCATTGCCCTGCTTGCCGACGCGGTGCTGAAGCCGCGTTTCGACAAGGCCGACTGGACGGTGCTGATGGCGCAGACCGTCGACTGGCTCAACGGCCGTGAGGCGGATCTGCCGGGCGTTGCCGGCCGCGCGGCAAAGGCTGCGCTTATTCCGCAGGTTCCTGGCAAGGCGGCTGTCGACTGGTCCGCCAAGGCGCTGGCGTCGATCTCGCTTGACGATGCGAGGGCGGCCTTCAAGACGGAGTTCACGCCGAAGGCAGTGACGTTCTACAGCGTCGGTCCAGTACCGGCTGCAACTGTTGCGGCAAGTCTCGAAAAGGCGTTCGGCACATGGGTGGATGACGCTGGCGGCTATGCTGTCGAGCCATCGCCGGCCGCGCATTTCAACGGCGGTCAGAAGGTGCTGCTGGTGCCCGAACCTGGCGCCAGCCAGTCGGCACTGTTCGTGGCGCGGCCGGCACCCGGCACGGATGAAGGCGAGCGTGCGGAATCGACCGCGGTCGCCAATCTGCTCGGCGATGATTTTTCCAGCCGGCTGAACTCGGTGATCCGCGAGGAGAAGGGCTATTCCTATGGCGTGTCGAGCTATCTGCTGAGCCCGATGAAGGCCGGCTCGGGGCTGGTGGTGGCAACCACCGTCGAACGGGCCAACACAGGTCCGGCGATCACGGAAATCCTCAGAGGCTTTGCCGGCTTGACCACTTTGCCGGTGGTGCAGGACGAGGTCGACCGCACGGTCACCGTCTATCGCCGGGCACTGGCCGGATCGGCGGAAACGTCGGCCGGCCTGTTCGGCTCGCTGATCGGCGCGGTCGGCTCCGGTTCGACGCTGGAGGACCAGCAGAACCGGATGACGGCGCGCACGAAGCTGACGCTCGACGCGGTGCAGAAACAGGCACTGGCATTGTCGTCGCTCGAGCCGTCGCTGATCGTGGTCGCGGGCGATCCGGATGTGGTCATGCCGCAGCTTGCCGCGATCGGCCTTGGGGATGTCGAGATCGTCAAGCGCGACGATGAAGGCGAGCAGACGGCGATGCGAGCGCTTGACCTTTTGGGCGGCAAGCAGCAAGCCCCGCTGTCCGCCTCGCCATGGCGGGTCGGTGACGGCGGCACGACGCGGGCGGTGCATTCGTGTACTTCAGCCAGGGATTGCGGCGCGCAAATTCACGCCGATTGA
- a CDS encoding amidohydrolase, which produces MSVTGAGHNADLIVINGRVRTMDDDNPAAEALAVKDGAIIAIGSRASIEELKGPVTKVIDAKGGSVVPGFIEAHMHLFSGGAELAHLQLTGIHGFEALQKAICDYAPTRPDAKMLVGQGVDYTVLGSERVTRHHLDAILPDRPFCMAAPDHHTMWANTKALEMAGILQGRTLGPGNEIVMGDDGLAAGELREGEAFGPVLDLAGESRVRLGLSTGGEPDPMPTAAERDADRDIMRRGLAWCSRHGITSIQNMDGNLYQLELLAEIEAEEGLPCRVKIPFHYKNFMTLDMLDKASTMAERYNSEWLSSGMVKVFYDGVLDSWTAVMVEPYADRPDWVGEPLFTPQQFIDLAVAVDRRGLQIAVHSIGDGAVRAVLDGYEAAQKANGKRDSRHRVEHIEVTTTSDVPRFAELGVIASMQPPHPPGAMDFPLEPTVSRIGPARWPLSYAWRTLKDAGAHVVFASDWPVSPIDPILGIRAAVLRKPWADSDPDQSFSLHEALAAYTVEGAYAEFAEHRKGTLKPGYMADLVVLSADIEKTAPADLHKVRPVTTICGGKVTYQA; this is translated from the coding sequence ATGTCTGTCACAGGTGCGGGTCACAATGCGGATCTGATCGTCATCAACGGTCGTGTACGGACCATGGACGACGACAATCCCGCCGCCGAGGCACTTGCCGTCAAGGACGGCGCCATCATCGCCATTGGCAGCCGCGCCTCCATCGAAGAGCTCAAGGGACCGGTCACCAAGGTGATCGACGCCAAGGGCGGTTCTGTCGTGCCGGGCTTCATCGAAGCCCATATGCATCTGTTTTCAGGCGGGGCTGAACTTGCCCACCTTCAGCTCACCGGTATTCACGGGTTCGAGGCGCTGCAAAAGGCGATCTGCGATTATGCGCCGACGCGGCCCGATGCGAAGATGCTGGTCGGGCAGGGCGTCGACTACACCGTACTCGGCAGCGAGCGGGTGACGCGTCACCATCTCGACGCCATTTTGCCCGATCGCCCGTTCTGCATGGCCGCGCCCGACCATCACACCATGTGGGCCAACACCAAGGCGCTGGAAATGGCCGGCATCCTGCAGGGGCGCACGCTTGGTCCCGGTAATGAGATCGTCATGGGCGATGATGGTCTGGCCGCGGGCGAATTGCGCGAAGGCGAGGCCTTCGGCCCGGTGCTCGACCTTGCCGGCGAAAGCCGGGTGCGGCTGGGGCTGTCGACCGGCGGCGAGCCGGACCCCATGCCGACGGCGGCCGAGCGGGACGCCGACCGCGACATCATGCGGCGCGGCCTTGCCTGGTGCTCCCGCCACGGCATCACTTCGATCCAGAACATGGATGGAAACCTCTATCAGCTCGAGCTGCTGGCCGAGATCGAAGCCGAGGAAGGCTTGCCATGCCGCGTCAAGATCCCGTTCCACTACAAGAATTTCATGACGCTCGACATGCTCGACAAGGCGTCGACGATGGCCGAACGCTACAACAGCGAATGGCTGTCGTCGGGCATGGTCAAGGTGTTCTACGACGGCGTGCTCGATTCCTGGACGGCTGTGATGGTCGAGCCCTATGCCGACCGGCCCGACTGGGTGGGCGAGCCTCTGTTCACGCCGCAACAATTCATCGATCTGGCCGTCGCGGTCGACAGACGCGGCCTGCAGATCGCCGTGCATTCCATCGGCGACGGCGCCGTGCGCGCGGTGCTCGACGGTTATGAGGCGGCGCAAAAGGCGAACGGCAAGCGCGACAGCCGTCACCGGGTCGAGCACATCGAGGTCACCACCACTTCGGACGTGCCGCGTTTCGCCGAACTCGGTGTGATCGCCTCCATGCAACCGCCGCATCCGCCCGGCGCCATGGATTTTCCGCTGGAGCCGACGGTGTCGCGCATCGGGCCGGCGCGCTGGCCGTTGAGCTATGCCTGGCGGACCCTGAAGGATGCCGGCGCGCATGTCGTCTTCGCGTCGGACTGGCCGGTGTCGCCGATCGATCCGATCCTGGGCATTCGGGCGGCAGTGTTGCGCAAACCGTGGGCAGACAGCGACCCGGACCAGAGCTTTTCGCTGCATGAAGCGCTCGCCGCATACACTGTCGAGGGCGCCTATGCCGAATTCGCCGAGCACCGCAAGGGCACACTGAAGCCCGGTTACATGGCCGATCTGGTTGTTTTGTCGGCGGATATCGAGAAAACGGCGCCTGCCGACCTGCACAAGGTGCGGCCGGTGACGACGATCTGTGGCGGCAAGGTCACCTACCAGGCCTGA
- a CDS encoding ABC transporter permease — MAKNFSIKHQPGFTAIAATCFVVLYLPIIVLVIYAFNAASSTSEWGGFSLKWFQSAWQNTQVVDATLRSFQIGSIAAVLSTIFATMAALATTRTAPYPGLTFKYAAINQPLMVPEIVTGVALLIFFSRIKIFTGYSGIGYLVAAHTAFCIPFAYLPIRARLENMDLTLERAAADLYATPWKTFRRITLPLLWPGILAGLMLAFVISLDDVVITEFVKSGGQDTLPTYMLGQIRRGITPEINAISTAFLLLSVAIVTLFFFVSRKRD; from the coding sequence ATGGCTAAGAACTTCTCCATCAAGCACCAGCCAGGCTTCACCGCGATCGCCGCGACCTGCTTTGTCGTGCTCTATCTGCCCATCATCGTGCTGGTCATCTATGCCTTCAACGCGGCGAGCTCGACCTCCGAATGGGGCGGTTTTTCGCTGAAATGGTTCCAGTCGGCTTGGCAGAACACGCAGGTTGTCGATGCCACCCTGCGTTCCTTCCAGATCGGTTCCATCGCGGCGGTGCTTTCGACCATCTTCGCCACCATGGCGGCGCTCGCCACCACCCGCACCGCACCCTATCCAGGCCTCACCTTCAAATATGCGGCGATCAACCAGCCGCTGATGGTGCCCGAGATCGTCACCGGCGTGGCGCTGCTGATCTTCTTCTCGCGCATCAAGATCTTCACCGGCTATTCCGGCATCGGATATCTGGTCGCCGCGCATACGGCGTTCTGCATTCCCTTCGCCTATCTGCCGATCCGGGCCCGGCTTGAGAATATGGACCTGACGCTGGAGCGTGCCGCCGCCGACCTCTACGCGACGCCCTGGAAAACCTTCCGCCGCATCACGCTGCCGCTTCTGTGGCCCGGCATCCTGGCCGGACTGATGCTGGCCTTCGTCATCTCGCTCGACGATGTCGTCATCACCGAGTTCGTCAAATCGGGCGGCCAGGACACGCTGCCCACCTACATGCTCGGCCAGATCCGCCGCGGCATCACACCCGAGATCAACGCGATATCGACCGCCTTCCTGCTGCTTTCGGTCGCGATCGTCACGTTGTTTTTCTTCGTCAGCAGGAAACGAGACTGA